From one Paenibacillus terrae HPL-003 genomic stretch:
- the mmsB gene encoding multiple monosaccharide ABC transporter permease has translation METITKLFKNNIRQYGMMIALVVIMILFEVLTGGLLLKPINITNLILQNSYILVLAIGMVLVIITGHIDLSVGSIAAFVGAVAAIMMVDWQLPAWIAVIASLVVGALIGAWQGFWVAYVRIPAFIVTLAGMLLFRGLTMIVLEGQSISPFPGGFQKISSGFLPDFASSGYNLVSIIVGIALTVWFIVNELRERRSQLKYGFEVPSQTLFLLKLIVVAAVINLFTFMLASYAGIPNILVLLFILIVVYSFVMNRTVMGRHVYALGGNEKAAGLSGVKTKKVTFWVFVNMGVLAAISGLIFAARLNAATPRAGTNFELDAIAACFIGGASASGGIGTVFGAIIGGLVMGVLNNGMSLIGLGIDWQQGIKGLVLLLAVAFDIYNKNKRSA, from the coding sequence ATGGAAACCATAACTAAATTATTTAAAAATAACATCCGCCAATATGGCATGATGATTGCGCTGGTCGTCATTATGATCCTGTTCGAGGTGCTAACGGGCGGCCTGCTGTTGAAGCCGATTAATATTACAAATCTGATTCTGCAAAACAGCTACATTCTCGTGCTTGCCATCGGGATGGTGCTGGTCATCATCACTGGACATATTGATTTGTCTGTCGGCTCGATAGCCGCTTTTGTCGGTGCGGTTGCCGCCATTATGATGGTGGATTGGCAACTTCCGGCGTGGATCGCCGTCATTGCATCTTTGGTAGTCGGAGCGCTGATCGGCGCATGGCAAGGGTTCTGGGTCGCCTATGTGCGGATTCCGGCGTTTATCGTTACGTTGGCGGGAATGCTGCTCTTTCGCGGATTGACGATGATTGTGCTGGAAGGCCAATCCATCTCCCCTTTTCCGGGTGGCTTTCAGAAAATCAGTTCGGGCTTTCTGCCGGACTTTGCATCCTCCGGTTATAACCTGGTATCTATCATTGTCGGCATTGCACTTACGGTTTGGTTTATCGTCAATGAGCTTCGCGAGCGCCGTTCCCAGCTTAAATACGGCTTTGAGGTTCCGTCACAGACTTTATTTTTACTCAAGTTGATTGTGGTAGCTGCTGTCATTAATCTGTTCACCTTTATGCTCGCAAGCTATGCGGGAATCCCGAATATTCTCGTATTGCTGTTCATACTGATCGTTGTGTACTCCTTCGTCATGAACCGCACGGTTATGGGCCGTCATGTGTATGCGTTGGGTGGAAATGAAAAGGCAGCGGGTCTGTCCGGTGTCAAAACGAAAAAAGTAACGTTCTGGGTATTCGTGAACATGGGCGTGCTGGCCGCCATTTCCGGTCTGATCTTCGCTGCACGTCTGAACGCGGCTACACCGAGAGCAGGTACGAACTTTGAGCTGGATGCCATCGCGGCTTGCTTTATCGGCGGGGCTTCGGCATCCGGTGGGATCGGGACGGTTTTTGGAGCGATTATCGGTGGCTTGGTCATGGGCGTACTGAATAACGGCATGTCCCTGATCGGTCTGGGCATTGACTGGCAGCAAGGCATCAAGGGTTTGGTGCTGCTGCTGGCGGTAGCCTTCGATATTTACAACAAAAACAAAAGATCGGCTTAG
- a CDS encoding glucose 1-dehydrogenase: MNLQYPNYGTETQCKEVPIAFPPQHQYRQPGLEYLMVPRPIFDNPKYIGTGKLQDRVAIISGGDSGIGRAVAVAFAKEGADVVIAYLDEHRDAMETRDVIHKLGRRCLLIPGDLRQKSNCCLVVQKTMETFGRIDILINNMGVQFVRESYLDISEQQLRDTFDTNIISFFHMTTEVLPYMRAGASIVNTASVTAYVGQKNLIDYSATKGAIVSFTRALANNLVDQCIRVNAIAPGPIWTPLNAATQSPEAIRTFGTNTPMKRAGQPYELAPAYVLLASDDGSFITGQTLHVNGGQMVTT; this comes from the coding sequence ATGAATTTGCAGTATCCTAATTACGGTACAGAAACCCAATGTAAAGAAGTTCCGATTGCTTTCCCTCCCCAGCATCAATACAGACAGCCGGGGTTGGAGTATCTGATGGTTCCACGCCCTATTTTTGATAATCCTAAATATATCGGCACGGGAAAGCTTCAGGATCGGGTAGCTATTATTAGCGGCGGTGACAGTGGTATTGGTCGTGCGGTTGCAGTGGCCTTTGCCAAGGAAGGGGCCGATGTGGTCATTGCCTACCTCGATGAACATCGGGATGCGATGGAAACCCGCGATGTGATTCACAAACTAGGCAGACGTTGTTTGTTAATTCCGGGCGATCTGAGGCAAAAAAGCAACTGCTGTCTGGTTGTCCAAAAAACGATGGAAACCTTCGGCCGTATTGATATCCTCATTAATAACATGGGTGTTCAGTTTGTGCGCGAATCGTATCTGGATATCAGTGAACAACAGCTTCGTGACACGTTTGACACGAATATAATTTCCTTCTTTCATATGACCACAGAAGTACTGCCATATATGCGGGCTGGAGCCAGTATTGTCAATACAGCTTCGGTTACAGCATATGTCGGGCAAAAGAATCTAATTGACTATTCAGCTACCAAAGGAGCCATTGTTAGCTTTACTCGCGCTCTGGCTAATAATCTGGTCGATCAGTGCATTCGCGTGAACGCCATTGCTCCCGGTCCGATCTGGACTCCGCTGAATGCCGCCACACAATCACCGGAAGCGATCCGCACCTTCGGCACCAATACACCGATGAAGCGTGCCGGGCAGCCTTATGAGTTGGCCCCCGCTTATGTGCTGCTGGCTTCGGATGACGGCTCCTTTATTACAGGCCAAACGCTGCATGTCAATGGCGGACAAATGGTAACGACCTAA
- a CDS encoding MBL fold metallo-hydrolase produces the protein MKITLIRNATLWLEYGGVKFLIDPMLSEPGVNPPVPNTENERRNPLVPLPPQWETLGQPDVVIVTHLHPDHWDPAAVQWLDKQIPVFCQPGNEEQITADGFTQVNPIWVVGSMGEIEIIRTTGHHGTGEIGEQMGPVSGFVFQAPGEPVVYLAGDTIWCSEVAEALDEYRPDWTIVNAGGARFTLGDPIIMTAQDVTAVAQHAPYSQLVAVHMEAINHCLLTRSELAEHINREGLGDRVHIPADGATISG, from the coding sequence ATGAAAATCACACTGATCCGCAATGCAACCCTATGGCTGGAATATGGTGGGGTAAAATTTCTGATCGACCCGATGCTGAGCGAGCCTGGTGTAAATCCACCTGTTCCAAATACGGAGAATGAACGTCGCAATCCGTTGGTTCCCTTGCCGCCACAATGGGAAACACTTGGACAGCCTGACGTTGTGATCGTTACGCATTTGCACCCGGATCATTGGGACCCGGCGGCTGTACAATGGCTGGACAAGCAAATTCCCGTCTTCTGTCAGCCCGGTAATGAAGAGCAAATTACTGCTGACGGTTTTACACAGGTCAATCCGATTTGGGTGGTTGGGTCTATGGGAGAAATTGAGATTATCCGCACAACCGGACATCACGGTACTGGAGAAATCGGCGAACAGATGGGCCCCGTATCGGGCTTTGTATTTCAGGCTCCGGGTGAGCCTGTTGTCTATTTGGCCGGGGATACGATCTGGTGCAGTGAAGTCGCGGAAGCACTGGACGAATACCGTCCTGACTGGACGATTGTGAATGCTGGAGGAGCACGGTTTACGTTAGGTGACCCCATCATTATGACTGCCCAGGATGTGACGGCGGTAGCGCAGCACGCCCCGTATTCACAACTCGTAGCTGTCCACATGGAAGCAATTAACCACTGTCTGCTCACTCGTTCCGAGCTTGCGGAACATATCAACCGTGAAGGCTTGGGGGATCGTGTCCATATTCCGGCGGATGGAGCGACGATTTCAGGATAG
- a CDS encoding Lrp/AsnC family transcriptional regulator, whose protein sequence is MELFVPDDTDLRILHHLIEDSSLSHKEIGLLVHLTGQAVGARVRKMEDAGIIEGYTLRWNPEKMGQTIHAFITVFLNSGTVHSAFQAFARKHPSIVEIHRVSGEGCYWMRLRMSSQEELNTMLDELTQYGNYKLSFSLGEIK, encoded by the coding sequence ATGGAACTATTCGTACCCGATGACACTGATCTGCGCATTCTTCATCATCTGATTGAGGACAGCTCTTTGTCGCACAAGGAGATTGGTCTGCTTGTACATTTGACAGGCCAAGCGGTAGGAGCGCGTGTTCGAAAGATGGAGGATGCAGGCATCATCGAAGGCTATACGCTACGCTGGAATCCTGAAAAAATGGGGCAGACCATTCATGCCTTTATTACGGTGTTTTTGAATTCGGGAACCGTTCATAGTGCTTTTCAGGCATTCGCACGGAAGCATCCCTCTATTGTTGAGATTCATCGGGTTAGTGGGGAGGGCTGTTACTGGATGCGCTTGCGCATGTCGTCACAGGAAGAGCTAAATACCATGCTTGATGAACTGACGCAGTACGGCAATTACAAACTAAGCTTTTCGTTAGGAGAAATAAAATGA
- a CDS encoding GNAT family N-acetyltransferase — MIKPTYTSQTASTTNVELVPYHCEHDAILHTFYLPEEQKQFTGMPDQMLALAKEDPHRHPVVITATGRPVGFFILYDGDELADYTNTSEALLLRAFSIHYADQGQGYAKHGLLQLPQFIAKHFPHVREVVLGVNARNLPVQSLYLKCGFKDEGDTKMGSHGLQHILKMSLHS; from the coding sequence TTGATTAAACCCACATACACCTCACAGACTGCTTCTACTACTAACGTGGAGCTTGTACCTTACCATTGTGAGCATGATGCCATTTTACATACCTTTTACTTGCCTGAGGAGCAGAAGCAGTTTACTGGAATGCCGGATCAAATGCTGGCACTCGCCAAGGAAGATCCACACCGCCATCCTGTCGTGATTACGGCTACTGGAAGACCCGTGGGATTCTTCATTTTATACGATGGAGATGAATTAGCGGACTATACGAATACTTCCGAGGCTCTGCTGCTGCGTGCTTTCTCTATTCATTACGCAGATCAGGGACAAGGATACGCTAAACACGGGTTGCTTCAACTGCCCCAATTTATTGCTAAGCACTTCCCACATGTTCGCGAAGTCGTGCTGGGTGTCAACGCCCGTAATCTGCCTGTTCAAAGTCTGTATCTCAAATGCGGCTTTAAAGACGAGGGCGACACTAAGATGGGATCGCATGGCTTGCAGCATATTTTAAAAATGAGCCTGCATAGCTAA
- a CDS encoding EcsC family protein, whose translation MKQVAQYRESQDLLRHELKTIEAWEKEQKDIFFWEKIGRWPFMLLDRLTPKIIKDKLEQLLNELGSFIQNGGKYLVKEETVLNKLKRTACEHVIRQNGADSNSNTQDRLHDGENADSDGSFEPTWGLKQAAELPLTIMDQTADDITSGRITFATAQGATTGIGGVFTIAADIPMLLGMSLKVLQEMAICYGFNPDEKQERIFIIKCMQFASSDIVGKKAVLEELALFDDSSRQAQVFSQMQGWREVINTYRDQFGWKKLFQMVPIAGILFGSIANRSAIRDVAEAGKMLYRKRRILMRLAEEES comes from the coding sequence ATGAAGCAGGTAGCACAATATCGTGAAAGTCAGGACCTATTGCGTCATGAGCTGAAAACCATTGAGGCGTGGGAGAAAGAGCAAAAGGACATTTTTTTCTGGGAAAAAATCGGCAGATGGCCTTTTATGCTGCTGGATCGACTGACGCCTAAAATCATTAAAGACAAGCTGGAGCAACTGCTTAACGAGCTGGGAAGCTTTATCCAAAACGGTGGTAAATATTTGGTGAAAGAAGAAACGGTTCTGAATAAGCTGAAAAGGACGGCCTGTGAACACGTGATTCGGCAAAATGGCGCGGATTCCAATTCTAATACGCAGGATCGGCTTCATGATGGGGAAAACGCTGATTCGGACGGTAGTTTTGAACCGACGTGGGGATTGAAGCAGGCGGCTGAGTTGCCGCTAACGATCATGGATCAGACCGCTGATGATATTACGTCAGGCCGCATCACCTTTGCCACCGCTCAGGGAGCAACAACGGGGATCGGCGGTGTGTTTACCATTGCGGCGGATATTCCTATGTTGCTCGGAATGTCGCTCAAAGTGCTTCAGGAAATGGCCATATGCTACGGCTTTAATCCTGATGAGAAGCAGGAACGCATTTTTATTATCAAATGTATGCAATTTGCTTCATCCGATATTGTGGGCAAAAAGGCTGTGCTGGAGGAACTGGCCTTGTTCGATGATTCTTCACGTCAGGCACAGGTCTTTTCCCAAATGCAGGGGTGGAGAGAAGTCATTAACACCTATCGCGATCAGTTTGGATGGAAAAAGCTGTTCCAGATGGTCCCGATTGCAGGCATTTTGTTCGGCTCCATCGCGAATCGAAGCGCTATTCGTGACGTAGCTGAGGCGGGGAAAATGCTATACAGGAAACGCCGCATTTTGATGCGTTTGGCGGAAGAAGAGAGCTGA